One Bacteroidota bacterium genomic region harbors:
- the folD gene encoding bifunctional methylenetetrahydrofolate dehydrogenase/methenyltetrahydrofolate cyclohydrolase FolD produces the protein MATYHLLDGKHVAAIILERLRQEVANWVQAGHRRPFLAVLLVGEHPASASYVRAKRRAAAEVGIDSETIHLPSTLSEAELLERISRLNTDPSVDGILVQLPLPPHISTDRVIAALDPSKDVDGFHPLNAGRLMLGQPGFRPCTPAGIWELLRAYEIPLSGRRVVVLGRSHIVGLPLANLLLQKGIDATVTVCHSRTRDLAALTRQAEILVAAIGQPRFVNAEMVAPGAVVVDVGINRLEDPTHPRGYRLVGDVDFESVASQSSWITPVPGGVGPMTIAMLLENTLRAAQRLYYPEPQPV, from the coding sequence ATGGCCACTTATCACCTACTGGACGGCAAGCACGTCGCCGCCATTATCCTAGAGCGGCTGCGTCAGGAGGTCGCCAACTGGGTTCAGGCCGGTCACCGTAGACCCTTTTTGGCCGTGCTGCTGGTGGGCGAACATCCGGCCTCGGCCTCCTATGTGCGGGCCAAGAGGCGCGCCGCGGCCGAGGTCGGCATCGACTCCGAGACGATCCATCTGCCCAGCACCCTCTCGGAGGCCGAGCTCCTGGAGCGCATCAGCCGTCTTAACACCGATCCCAGCGTGGACGGGATTCTCGTGCAGCTCCCCCTACCCCCTCACATCTCGACAGATCGCGTGATCGCGGCCCTGGATCCCAGCAAGGACGTTGACGGCTTTCACCCCCTGAACGCGGGCCGGCTCATGTTGGGTCAGCCGGGGTTTCGGCCTTGCACCCCGGCCGGCATTTGGGAGCTACTCCGCGCCTACGAGATTCCCCTATCAGGCCGCCGCGTGGTCGTGTTGGGCCGCAGCCACATCGTGGGCCTGCCCTTGGCTAACCTGCTTCTGCAGAAGGGGATCGACGCCACGGTGACCGTCTGCCATAGCCGCACGCGCGATCTGGCCGCCCTCACCCGGCAGGCGGAGATCTTAGTGGCCGCCATTGGACAGCCTCGCTTTGTAAACGCCGAGATGGTCGCCCCAGGCGCGGTCGTCGTGGACGTGGGTATCAACCGCCTCGAGGATCCGACGCATCCGCGCGGGTATCGGCTAGTGGGGGACGTAGACTTCGAATCCGTGGCCTCCCAAAGCAGCTGGATCACCCCCGTGCCCGGCGGGGTGGGACCCATGACGATCGCTATGCTCCTGGAGAATACGCTGCGCGCCGCACAGCGCCTCTACTACCCCGAGCCCCAGCCCGTCTAA